The following proteins are encoded in a genomic region of Gimesia algae:
- a CDS encoding putative hydro-lyase, which yields MGVDRTSLKTGALVRQACRSGEFTGQTSGLAPGFAQANLVILPQAEARQFQEFCEKNPKPCPLLEVTKPGDPCLHQLAEAADLRTDLPRYRVWQRGELVDEPTEITSLWQEDLVAFLIGCSFTFEAALIEADLSVRHIDQGTNVPMYRTTIPCESAGMFSGPLVVSMRPFKPADAIRAVQITGRFPAVHGAPVHLGFPEQLGIHDLSAPDYGDAVAVESDELPVFWACGVTPQAVLMQAKPDFAITHSPGCMFVSDLKDKDLASL from the coding sequence ATGGGCGTTGATCGAACATCCTTGAAGACAGGCGCACTCGTGCGACAGGCGTGTCGCAGCGGAGAATTCACCGGGCAGACATCGGGGCTCGCCCCCGGGTTTGCCCAGGCGAATCTCGTGATCCTCCCCCAGGCAGAAGCACGTCAGTTTCAGGAATTCTGCGAAAAGAATCCCAAACCCTGTCCGCTGCTGGAAGTCACAAAACCAGGTGATCCCTGTCTGCATCAACTGGCAGAAGCGGCTGATCTGCGGACCGATCTGCCCCGCTATCGCGTCTGGCAACGGGGCGAACTTGTGGACGAGCCAACAGAAATCACTTCGCTCTGGCAGGAGGATCTGGTCGCCTTCCTGATTGGTTGTTCCTTCACGTTTGAAGCGGCATTGATTGAAGCGGACCTTTCCGTGCGACACATTGATCAGGGGACCAACGTTCCCATGTATCGCACGACGATCCCTTGTGAGTCAGCGGGAATGTTCAGCGGCCCACTGGTGGTTTCAATGCGCCCCTTCAAACCCGCCGATGCCATTCGTGCCGTGCAGATTACCGGACGATTTCCCGCTGTTCACGGTGCTCCTGTGCATCTGGGCTTTCCGGAGCAACTGGGAATTCACGATCTCTCAGCGCCTGATTATGGAGACGCTGTCGCTGTCGAATCAGATGAACTGCCTGTCTTCTGGGCCTGTGGCGTGACTCCGCAGGCAGTGCTGATGCAGGCGAAACCGGATTTTGCCATCACGCACAGCCCGGGCTGCATGTTTGTTTCTGACCTGAAAGATAAAGACCTGGCGTCTCTTTAA
- a CDS encoding hydantoinase B/oxoprolinase family protein, with amino-acid sequence MNELKSGKTERNWEFWIDVGGTFTDCIARAPSNEFIPFKTLSSGITKGRVQEVTAPDTIVDPSRVGNPADFWLEYQIEFLNHEGKSLHTAQVTRFDNLTGTLTFQPALPPTVQISTGYELASGEEAPVLAIRWILDLKKSDPISDISVKLGTTRGTNALLTRNGARTAFITTQGFADVLLIGNQDRPRLFDLAIQKPEPLFETALEIEERIDAEGNVLRAPDPARIREQLDQLKATGVESLAICLLHSFANPEHEELVARLAAEAGFDEISVSSRLSPLIKIVSRGDTTVMDAYLNPILKDYIRKLRTPLKNCELKLMTSAGGLVDANHFVGKDSILSGPAGGVIGYSRVAETAGFPRSIGFDMGGTSTDVSRFDGEYEREFETTKAGVRIVAPMLSIETVAAGGGSICGFDGIKLHVGPDSAGADPGPACYGRGGPLTVTDLNLYLGKIIPSRFPFVLDRQSVEQRLTQLCEEIAASPMGKTYTPLELAEGFLQIANANMVRAIRNISVARGYDPADYALVSFGGAGSQHACAIARSLGIHEVLIHPYSGILSAFGIGQADVRRFGQQSVLQTWSADLKQELQQRFTALDQGVYEEVRAEGIPAERIDAPLHSLEMRYLGTDATIQVNCQSDQDEFSRFEQEHQRLYGYSHKSRAIEVTAMRTEIVGRMEEPHLPETELIDRSPTPSETTQACFQGTVQPTAVYLREDLHPGDQIAGPAIICEAISTVIIDPGFTASILSRGETLMRVTSESSAIPTEIDTTADPVMLEIFNNLFASIAEQMGITLQRTSISTNVKERLDFSCAVFSATGDLVVNAPHIPVHLGAMSETVKRIIADNPDLAPGDVFVTNDPYRGGSHLPDVTVITPVHHAETNELIFFTASRAHHAEIGGIVPGSMPPFSKTLADEGVLIRNFKLVDQGSSREDALRELLRSGEHPSRSVEDNLADVSAQVAANNCGVSLLNDLVRRYSLTVVLAYMKHIQQAATEKMQLALAEIEDGVYSFTDHLDNGAPLSVKITIKNSSAVVDFTGTAPVLETNLNANRAIVNAAVLYVFRCLIQEDIPLNSGVLTPIEIILPECFLNPPERETPAECAAMVGGNVETSQRTVDTLLGALNKAAASQGTMNNLTFGDETFGYYETICGGSGATAEQEGADAVHTHMTNTRLTDAEIIERRYPVRLHEFSIRQGSGGAGQHHGGAGIIRQIEFLKPLQISLISERRGEYAPFGLAGGAPGQIGENLLTKADGSTSESLGGKFSLSVAAGDKLTIKTPGGGGFGKTEKPG; translated from the coding sequence ATGAATGAATTGAAATCAGGAAAAACAGAGCGAAACTGGGAATTCTGGATCGATGTCGGCGGTACCTTCACAGACTGCATTGCCCGTGCCCCCAGCAATGAATTCATTCCCTTTAAAACCCTTAGTTCGGGTATTACCAAAGGACGTGTACAGGAAGTTACTGCCCCTGATACGATTGTTGACCCCTCCCGGGTCGGCAACCCGGCAGACTTCTGGCTGGAGTATCAGATTGAATTTCTGAATCATGAGGGAAAATCCCTGCATACCGCACAAGTGACGCGGTTTGACAACCTGACCGGAACCCTCACCTTCCAACCCGCTCTGCCTCCCACGGTGCAGATCTCTACAGGCTATGAACTCGCTTCGGGTGAAGAAGCCCCGGTCCTGGCGATCCGCTGGATTCTGGATCTGAAAAAATCCGACCCTATTTCCGATATCAGCGTCAAACTGGGAACCACGCGTGGCACCAATGCCCTGCTCACCCGCAATGGTGCCCGAACGGCATTCATCACCACGCAAGGCTTTGCAGATGTCCTGCTGATCGGCAACCAGGACCGCCCGCGGCTGTTCGATCTGGCCATTCAAAAACCGGAACCCCTTTTTGAAACCGCTCTGGAAATTGAGGAACGGATCGACGCGGAAGGCAATGTACTCCGCGCCCCCGATCCTGCTCGTATTCGTGAGCAACTTGATCAACTGAAAGCAACCGGCGTGGAATCGCTGGCGATCTGCCTGCTGCATTCTTTCGCCAACCCCGAGCATGAAGAACTGGTCGCCCGTCTCGCTGCCGAAGCCGGCTTTGACGAAATCAGTGTTTCCAGCCGCCTGTCGCCACTCATCAAAATCGTCTCCCGCGGCGATACGACCGTGATGGACGCCTATCTGAACCCGATCCTCAAAGACTACATCCGCAAGCTCCGCACGCCACTCAAAAACTGTGAACTGAAACTGATGACATCCGCCGGCGGTCTTGTCGATGCCAATCATTTTGTCGGCAAAGACAGCATTCTCTCCGGCCCTGCAGGAGGTGTGATTGGCTATTCGCGCGTTGCTGAAACAGCCGGTTTTCCCCGGTCCATCGGCTTTGACATGGGAGGCACGAGTACTGACGTCTCCCGCTTCGACGGCGAATACGAGCGGGAATTCGAAACGACTAAAGCAGGGGTGCGAATTGTAGCCCCCATGCTGAGTATTGAAACGGTCGCCGCTGGCGGTGGTAGTATCTGTGGCTTTGATGGCATCAAGCTGCACGTCGGTCCTGACAGTGCCGGTGCAGATCCTGGTCCCGCCTGTTACGGACGGGGCGGACCGCTCACCGTCACCGACCTGAACCTGTACCTAGGCAAAATCATCCCCAGTCGCTTTCCCTTCGTCTTAGACAGACAGTCTGTCGAGCAGCGTCTGACGCAGCTCTGCGAAGAGATTGCTGCTTCTCCCATGGGAAAGACTTACACCCCACTCGAACTGGCAGAAGGCTTTCTACAGATCGCGAACGCTAACATGGTTCGCGCCATCCGTAATATCTCGGTGGCCCGTGGCTATGATCCCGCTGACTATGCCCTGGTCAGTTTCGGGGGCGCTGGTTCTCAACATGCCTGTGCGATTGCCCGATCACTGGGCATTCATGAAGTTCTGATTCACCCTTATTCGGGGATTCTGAGTGCGTTTGGCATCGGCCAGGCTGATGTGCGCCGTTTCGGACAGCAGTCGGTCCTGCAGACCTGGTCTGCCGATCTCAAACAGGAACTGCAGCAACGATTCACAGCACTCGATCAAGGTGTTTACGAAGAAGTCCGCGCCGAAGGCATTCCCGCAGAACGCATTGACGCCCCCCTGCACTCGCTGGAAATGCGTTACCTGGGAACCGACGCGACCATCCAGGTGAACTGTCAGTCGGATCAGGACGAATTCTCACGATTCGAACAGGAACATCAGCGACTGTATGGTTACTCTCACAAGAGTCGGGCCATTGAGGTCACTGCGATGCGCACCGAGATTGTCGGACGTATGGAAGAACCCCACCTGCCGGAAACGGAACTGATTGATCGCAGCCCCACACCATCTGAAACAACGCAGGCCTGTTTTCAGGGAACGGTCCAGCCCACGGCGGTCTACCTGCGCGAAGACCTGCATCCCGGCGATCAAATTGCAGGCCCTGCCATTATCTGCGAAGCGATTTCCACCGTCATCATTGACCCCGGCTTCACAGCCAGCATTCTCTCGCGCGGAGAAACACTGATGCGAGTGACCTCTGAGAGTTCCGCAATCCCGACAGAAATTGACACTACTGCCGACCCGGTCATGCTGGAAATTTTCAACAATCTGTTTGCTTCCATCGCCGAACAGATGGGCATTACGCTGCAGCGAACTTCGATCTCGACCAATGTTAAAGAACGACTCGATTTCAGCTGCGCCGTCTTTTCTGCCACCGGTGATCTGGTGGTCAACGCGCCCCATATCCCCGTGCATCTGGGCGCCATGAGTGAAACCGTCAAACGCATCATCGCCGACAACCCGGATCTGGCACCCGGTGATGTTTTTGTGACCAACGATCCTTACCGGGGCGGCTCGCATCTACCTGATGTGACCGTCATCACTCCCGTGCATCACGCGGAAACAAACGAATTGATCTTCTTCACTGCCAGTCGCGCCCATCATGCAGAGATCGGCGGAATAGTGCCCGGCAGTATGCCACCGTTTTCTAAAACCCTGGCGGATGAAGGCGTGCTGATCCGCAATTTCAAACTGGTCGACCAGGGCTCTTCTCGTGAAGATGCTTTGCGTGAACTGCTGAGATCGGGTGAACATCCTTCACGTTCGGTCGAAGATAATCTCGCGGATGTCTCTGCCCAGGTTGCCGCCAATAACTGTGGTGTGAGTCTGCTCAACGACCTGGTCCGCCGCTACTCGCTGACCGTGGTGCTGGCTTATATGAAACATATCCAGCAGGCAGCCACCGAAAAAATGCAACTTGCATTAGCTGAGATTGAAGATGGCGTTTACTCCTTCACCGATCATCTGGATAACGGCGCGCCGCTGTCTGTTAAAATCACGATTAAGAACTCCAGCGCCGTAGTGGACTTCACAGGCACTGCACCGGTTCTGGAAACCAATCTGAATGCCAATCGGGCCATTGTGAATGCCGCCGTTCTGTATGTCTTCCGCTGTCTGATCCAGGAAGACATTCCCTTAAACAGCGGCGTGCTGACTCCGATCGAAATCATACTGCCTGAATGTTTTCTGAATCCCCCCGAACGGGAAACGCCCGCAGAATGTGCGGCGATGGTAGGCGGCAACGTCGAAACCTCGCAGCGCACTGTCGACACTTTATTAGGCGCCCTCAACAAAGCAGCCGCCAGCCAGGGAACGATGAACAACCTGACGTTTGGAGATGAGACGTTTGGTTATTATGAAACGATCTGTGGCGGAAGCGGCGCGACTGCCGAACAGGAGGGAGCCGACGCTGTGCATACTCACATGACAAATACTCGTTTGACGGATGCCGAGATCATCGAACGCCGTTACCCCGTTCGATTGCACGAATTCTCGATTCGACAGGGATCGGGAGGTGCGGGACAACACCACGGCGGTGCTGGCATTATTCGCCAGATTGAATTTCTGAAACCATTACAGATTTCGCTGATTTCCGAACGCAGAGGAGAATACGCTCCCTTCGGTCTGGCGGGAGGGGCGCCGGGACAGATCGGCGAAAATCTGCTGACTAAAGCGGACGGATCCACTTCAGAATCACTGGGAGGAAAATTCTCTCTCTCCGTTGCTGCCGGCGATAAATTGACGATCAAAACGCCCGGCGGCGGGGGCTTTGGGAAAACTGAGAAGCCTGGGTAA
- a CDS encoding dihydrodipicolinate synthase family protein, translated as MAINLSEQLKGVLPPVITPLTPDRKLDAASAESVYRFMLDKGAHGLFLFGTSGEGPLLCEADRHEATEIASKVVNGSVPLLVGVIAPGTEQIIEQAKVAKAQGADAIVVCPPYYYPASQKDMLVHYRTIREAVDIPIFAYDIPVMTKVKIEMDTLMTLGREGTVIGVKDSSGDAVSFHRLVANKPAGMKLFTGAEMLVHAVVLAGADGTVPGLANVGPELFVQLYEAAAANNHQEAVRFQEAIVRLFEVFVCPDGTMNVGYIIGSMKTALRLRGVIEHDTLFHPFSACTPELIERTRTIMTEVGCL; from the coding sequence ATGGCAATCAACCTTTCCGAACAACTGAAGGGAGTGCTCCCTCCGGTCATTACACCACTAACTCCTGATCGCAAGCTTGATGCAGCTTCTGCTGAATCCGTCTACCGCTTCATGCTCGACAAAGGTGCCCATGGCCTGTTCCTGTTTGGCACATCTGGTGAAGGACCTCTGCTCTGTGAAGCAGACCGTCACGAGGCAACTGAGATCGCCTCCAAAGTTGTGAACGGCAGCGTCCCCCTGCTGGTGGGAGTGATTGCTCCGGGAACCGAACAGATTATCGAGCAGGCTAAAGTCGCAAAGGCACAGGGCGCCGATGCGATTGTCGTCTGCCCCCCGTATTATTATCCGGCCAGCCAGAAAGACATGCTCGTCCATTACCGCACCATTCGGGAAGCCGTCGACATCCCCATTTTTGCCTACGACATCCCTGTGATGACAAAAGTCAAAATCGAAATGGACACACTGATGACCCTGGGCAGAGAAGGCACTGTGATTGGGGTCAAAGACTCCAGTGGCGATGCCGTCAGTTTTCATCGCCTGGTGGCCAACAAACCTGCCGGCATGAAACTGTTTACAGGAGCAGAAATGCTGGTGCATGCCGTGGTATTGGCAGGCGCTGACGGAACGGTCCCTGGACTGGCGAATGTCGGACCGGAATTATTCGTCCAACTCTATGAAGCCGCCGCTGCCAACAACCACCAGGAAGCAGTCCGATTCCAGGAAGCCATCGTCCGGTTATTTGAAGTGTTTGTCTGCCCCGATGGAACCATGAATGTGGGTTATATCATTGGCTCAATGAAAACGGCACTTCGCCTGCGCGGCGTGATCGAACACGACACCCTGTTCCACCCGTTCTCGGCCTGCACCCCCGAGTTGATAGAGCGGACCCGCACGATTATGACCGAAGTGGGTTGCCTGTAA
- a CDS encoding ATP-grasp domain-containing protein: protein MQIAILGNQVSWYCDQLQQAARTRGHEASKIEFRDMAAFVNNNAREQFFSYDAEQTQISLPHFDCLIIRTMPPGSLEQVVFRMDLLGRLEQSGITVFNSPRAIECAVDKYLTTSRLAAAGLPVPATAICESSEAALQHFSQMGSDVVVKPLFGSEGRGIFRISDPDLAYRSFRTLERTQAVIYLQQYIAHPGYDLRILLLNGKVIGAIRRHGHNDFRTNVSRQGQAELYHPTDREVELAVQAAALTDAEFAGVDLLSPADAPDECYLLEVNAVPGWRGFQSATNIDVATLVIEYLEQKRNNKPTASH, encoded by the coding sequence GTGCAGATTGCCATTCTGGGAAATCAGGTCAGCTGGTACTGCGATCAACTCCAGCAGGCAGCCCGCACACGCGGACACGAAGCGTCCAAAATCGAATTCCGAGACATGGCTGCTTTCGTCAATAACAATGCCCGCGAACAGTTTTTCAGTTACGATGCAGAACAGACGCAGATCAGTCTTCCGCACTTCGACTGCCTGATTATTCGCACGATGCCCCCGGGTTCCCTGGAACAGGTTGTGTTTCGCATGGACCTGCTGGGCAGGCTGGAACAGTCAGGAATCACGGTTTTTAATTCTCCGCGTGCCATTGAATGCGCGGTTGATAAATATCTGACCACATCCCGACTCGCCGCCGCCGGTCTGCCTGTCCCTGCCACTGCGATCTGTGAATCTTCGGAAGCAGCTTTGCAGCATTTTTCACAGATGGGTAGTGATGTTGTGGTCAAGCCACTGTTTGGTTCGGAAGGGCGTGGCATTTTTCGCATCAGTGATCCCGATCTTGCCTACCGTTCGTTTCGCACGCTGGAACGTACCCAGGCAGTGATTTATCTGCAGCAGTATATTGCTCATCCCGGCTATGATCTGCGGATCCTGCTCCTGAATGGTAAAGTGATCGGTGCCATCCGCCGACACGGTCACAATGATTTTCGCACGAATGTCTCTCGCCAGGGACAGGCCGAGCTCTATCATCCGACCGATCGGGAAGTCGAACTGGCTGTCCAGGCAGCGGCGCTCACGGATGCCGAATTTGCGGGCGTCGATCTGCTCTCTCCTGCTGACGCTCCTGACGAATGTTATCTGCTGGAAGTCAATGCTGTACCAGGCTGGCGTGGCTTTCAGTCGGCAACAAACATTGATGTCGCGACGCTGGTCATTGAATATCTCGAACAGAAACGAAACAATAAGCCCACTGCTTCACATTAA
- the mch gene encoding methenyltetrahydromethanopterin cyclohydrolase, which yields MSGVLNERACLLTEQLLARAGELKVIPHALQNGAIVVDCGIETPAGLQAGLLLARICMADLCHIQLIPGELEGLSLPYLQVQTDHPVEACLLSQYAGWKIDVDKFFAMGSGPMRAAAEVEDLYRVLGFGESPDKTVGVLESNTLPGVDVVEKISKATGVDPKDIVLLVAPTSSIAGNMQVIARSVETAMHKLLECKFDVHRVQAGFGTAPLAPVAKDHLTGIGRTNDSILYGGSVTLWVTGDDESLLEIGPAIPSDSAACYGKPFLDVFAEANHDFYEIDPSFFSPAVIIFQNLDTGNVFQFGQMNTGLLKNSFGF from the coding sequence ATGAGCGGAGTTTTAAACGAACGAGCGTGCCTGTTGACAGAACAGCTGCTTGCCAGAGCGGGTGAACTGAAAGTCATACCGCATGCCCTGCAGAACGGCGCGATCGTTGTGGATTGTGGAATTGAAACTCCCGCGGGTCTCCAGGCCGGATTATTGCTGGCCCGCATCTGCATGGCCGACCTCTGTCACATTCAACTGATACCTGGAGAACTGGAAGGTCTCTCCCTGCCGTACCTGCAGGTTCAGACCGATCATCCTGTCGAAGCCTGTCTGTTGAGTCAGTATGCCGGCTGGAAAATTGACGTCGATAAATTTTTCGCGATGGGCTCCGGCCCCATGCGGGCTGCTGCCGAGGTGGAAGACCTGTATCGAGTCCTGGGCTTTGGAGAATCACCTGACAAGACCGTCGGCGTGTTGGAATCGAATACCTTACCCGGTGTGGACGTGGTTGAGAAAATTTCCAAAGCGACAGGCGTCGACCCCAAAGACATCGTGCTGCTGGTCGCTCCCACATCCAGTATCGCAGGTAACATGCAGGTCATCGCCCGCTCGGTGGAAACCGCCATGCATAAGCTGCTGGAATGTAAATTTGATGTGCATCGGGTGCAGGCCGGATTCGGTACGGCTCCCCTGGCGCCTGTCGCCAAAGATCACCTGACAGGCATCGGTCGCACTAACGATTCCATCCTGTATGGCGGTTCCGTGACGCTCTGGGTTACCGGCGATGATGAATCGCTATTGGAAATTGGTCCTGCCATCCCTTCCGATTCCGCTGCCTGTTATGGAAAACCGTTTCTGGATGTCTTCGCAGAAGCCAATCATGACTTCTATGAAATCGACCCCAGTTTCTTCAGCCCCGCGGTGATTATTTTTCAGAACCTGGATACCGGAAATGTATTTCAGTTCGGCCAGATGAACACGGGACTTTTGAAAAACAGTTTTGGATTCTAA
- a CDS encoding peptidylprolyl isomerase, translated as MSENRRAEVDAALADVDFEKFNYQVVFETTKGTIKMDLYPDVAPGHCKNIIGLTKIGFYDGIIFHRVIPDFVVQVGCPQGSGTGGPGYTIDAEFNNLPHETGILSMARTNDPNSAGSQFFICLGRVPHLDNQYTVFGKTSDAESEAVVLSIGDVETNHSDRPLEDVKITGSEVIVTEK; from the coding sequence GTGTCCGAAAATCGTCGTGCCGAAGTGGATGCCGCATTGGCTGATGTTGATTTTGAGAAATTCAACTATCAGGTCGTGTTCGAAACCACAAAAGGTACTATTAAAATGGATCTGTATCCCGATGTGGCCCCGGGACACTGCAAAAATATCATCGGTCTGACCAAAATCGGATTTTATGATGGTATTATTTTCCACCGAGTCATTCCCGACTTTGTCGTGCAGGTCGGTTGTCCGCAAGGATCAGGAACTGGTGGCCCGGGCTATACAATTGATGCCGAATTCAATAATCTGCCCCACGAAACCGGCATTTTATCGATGGCTCGTACCAACGATCCCAATTCAGCCGGCTCGCAGTTCTTCATTTGTCTGGGGCGTGTTCCTCACCTGGATAACCAGTACACCGTCTTCGGCAAAACCAGCGATGCGGAAAGCGAAGCCGTTGTACTGTCGATCGGTGATGTGGAAACAAACCACAGCGACCGACCGCTCGAAGATGTCAAAATCACCGGTTCAGAAGTCATTGTTACTGAAAAGTAA
- a CDS encoding inositol monophosphatase family protein, with amino-acid sequence MDLNTLLTALQTHLPEILRWSGAIAKRLRHFNIAVENKTSGSALTDALTLADLTLQELIVAALRDRDPIFRNCRIEAEEKTGDLHRFAEDAPYVISIDPIDGTKQYRDKTADGYCVMVHLRDSETVHYSLVYIPETGEQGTWVEAVHQSVVCGPDDQSRPAREVLDDMPAIDPATRPDSSKIYLIGFQDKDTSNAELVTATGLEGVPPEEMPGSIYDHLATGAFGGSLIHTPNVYDFPVSLHIARILGGDAVWVHNGESVNFHEHWLDERADMLRLPGITACSANPETLQTLCELAKDWSKTRYQD; translated from the coding sequence ATGGATCTGAATACACTGTTGACCGCCCTGCAAACACATCTGCCTGAAATTCTCCGCTGGTCAGGAGCGATCGCGAAGCGTTTGAGGCACTTCAACATTGCCGTCGAAAATAAAACGTCAGGCAGCGCACTGACTGACGCATTGACGCTGGCAGACCTGACATTGCAGGAACTGATTGTCGCTGCCTTACGTGACCGCGATCCGATTTTCCGCAATTGTCGCATCGAAGCAGAAGAAAAAACGGGGGACCTGCATCGCTTTGCCGAGGATGCTCCTTATGTCATATCAATCGATCCCATTGATGGCACGAAACAGTATCGCGACAAAACCGCCGACGGCTATTGCGTGATGGTTCACCTGCGTGACAGTGAAACCGTCCACTATTCGCTGGTTTATATTCCCGAGACCGGAGAACAGGGAACCTGGGTTGAAGCCGTCCATCAAAGTGTTGTCTGTGGTCCCGATGATCAGAGTCGCCCCGCACGTGAGGTTCTGGATGACATGCCAGCCATCGACCCCGCCACACGCCCTGATTCTTCGAAAATCTATCTCATCGGATTTCAGGATAAAGACACGTCTAATGCAGAGCTCGTCACAGCAACCGGATTGGAAGGCGTGCCTCCAGAAGAGATGCCGGGCAGTATTTATGACCATCTAGCGACCGGTGCCTTCGGGGGATCATTGATCCATACCCCAAATGTCTATGACTTCCCGGTTTCACTGCACATCGCCCGGATTCTGGGCGGAGATGCGGTCTGGGTCCATAATGGAGAATCAGTGAATTTCCATGAACACTGGCTGGATGAGCGGGCCGACATGCTGCGTCTGCCCGGCATTACAGCCTGCAGCGCCAATCCAGAGACTCTGCAGACACTCTGTGAACTGGCAAAAGACTGGAGCAAAACCCGCTATCAGGACTGA
- a CDS encoding class I SAM-dependent methyltransferase, with translation MAPLSSPRKNTPKRLRLKKSLRSLIEFGGGDQIEQSQFQSTTRKLYDGPAGAVLYLASKLSLHDPLVGRIIKTRRFDVSEFRSILDIGSGAGQILGHLLRETHPDARLVACDLSHQMLKRARTRMDSPRPNYLSADMTNLPFQDESFDCVTCGWVLEYVADPKHGLMEIQRVLQPGGSLFLLATEDKFSGMLNSRTWKCRTYNRVELKQAFEESGLPWKEQHWFTPIHQFLRLGGIIVEATKPLEPTEVQS, from the coding sequence ATGGCTCCATTAAGTTCTCCCCGTAAGAATACTCCTAAACGGTTACGATTGAAGAAGTCTTTGCGTTCTCTGATTGAATTTGGTGGTGGCGACCAGATCGAGCAAAGCCAGTTTCAGTCGACGACCCGCAAGTTATATGATGGCCCTGCCGGTGCCGTTCTCTATCTGGCAAGCAAATTATCACTGCATGACCCGCTGGTGGGGCGCATAATCAAAACGCGACGTTTTGATGTGTCTGAATTCCGCAGCATTCTGGATATTGGTTCGGGAGCAGGTCAGATTCTGGGCCATTTATTACGCGAAACGCATCCTGATGCCCGGCTGGTTGCCTGCGATCTGTCGCATCAGATGTTGAAACGGGCTCGCACCCGGATGGACAGTCCCCGTCCGAATTATCTTTCTGCGGATATGACGAATCTACCGTTCCAGGATGAATCATTCGATTGTGTGACCTGTGGCTGGGTGCTGGAGTATGTGGCTGATCCCAAGCATGGTCTGATGGAGATTCAGCGTGTGCTGCAGCCGGGAGGCAGTCTGTTTCTGCTGGCAACGGAAGATAAATTCTCCGGCATGCTCAATAGTCGCACCTGGAAATGCCGTACCTACAATCGGGTCGAACTCAAACAGGCTTTTGAGGAATCAGGACTGCCCTGGAAAGAGCAGCACTGGTTCACTCCCATCCATCAGTTTCTTAGACTGGGTGGCATTATTGTGGAAGCGACCAAGCCTCTGGAACCGACTGAAGTTCAGTCCTGA